A genomic window from Cricetulus griseus strain 17A/GY chromosome 4, alternate assembly CriGri-PICRH-1.0, whole genome shotgun sequence includes:
- the Trip6 gene encoding thyroid receptor-interacting protein 6 isoform X2 — MSGPTWLPPKQPEPSRVPQGRALPRGALGPPPAHGATLQPHPRVNFCPLPPEQCYQPPGVPDDRGPTWVGSHGAPQRLQGLPPDRGVIRPGSLDAEIDSLTSMLADLDGGRSHAPRRADRQAFEVPPPHAYRAGSLKPSGGAVPTPMLPAAPYGGPTPASYATASTPAGPAFPVQVKVAQPVRGCGLPRRRASQASGPLPGPHFPLPGRSEVWGSGYRSHREPGPGVKEEAAGIHGPAGGGRGGGHGPQVPLSQPPEEELERLTKKLVHDMSHPPSGEYFGRCGGCGEDVVGDGAGVVALDRVFHVGCFVCSTCRAQLRGQHFYAVERRAYCESCYVATLEKCSTCSEPILDRILRAMGKAYHPGCFTCVVCHRGLDGIPFTVDATSQIHCIEDFHRKFAPRCSVCGGAIMPEPGQEETVRIVALDRSFHIGCYKCEECGLLLSSEGECQGCYPLDGHILCKACSAWRIQELSATITTDC, encoded by the exons ATGTCGGGGCCCACCTGGCTTCCCCCGAAGCAGCCAGAGCCCTCCAGAGTCCCCCAGGGAAGAGCGCTTCCCCGAGGCGCCCTGGGGCCGCCACCGGCCCACGGAGCAA cactccagccccaccccagggTCAATTTTTGCCCCCTCCCACCTGAACAGTGTTATCAGCCTCCGGGGGTACCGGACGATCGGGGGCCTACTTGGGTGGGCTCCCACGGAGCACCCCAGCGTCTGCAG GGGCTCCCGCCAGACAGGGGTGTCATCCGTCCTGGAAGCCTGGATGCTGAGATAGATTCACTCACTAGCATGTTGGCTGATCTGGACGGGGGTCGCAGTCATGCTCCTCGGCGGGCAGACCGACAg GCTTTTGAGGTCCCTCCACCCCATGCTTACCGCGCAGGCTCCCTGAAGCCCAGTGGAGGTGCTGTTCCAACCCCTATGCTCCCAGCAGCCCCTTATGGTGGACCTACCCCAGCCTCCTACGCCACAGCCAGCACTCCAGCTGGTCCTGCTTTCCCTGTACAAGTGAAGGTGGCTCAACCAGTGAGAGGCTGTGGACTGCCAAGGCGGAGGGCCTCTCAGGCCTCTGGGCCTCTTCCAGGCCCCCACTTTCCTTTGCCAGGCCGTAGTGAAGTCTGGGGGTCTGGCTATAGGAGCCACCGTGAGCCAGGACCAGGGGTAAAGGAGGAAGCCGCTGGGATACATGGCcctgcaggaggaggaagaggaggcggGCATGGGCCCCAG GTCCCTTTAAGCCAACCTCCGGAAGAAGAGCTAGAGAGACTGACCAAGAAATTGGTGCATGACATGAGCCACCCGCCCAGTGGGGAGTACTTTG GTCGGTGTGGTGGCTGTGGCGAAGATGTGGTTGGCGATGGAGCTGGGGTTGTGGCCCTGGACCGTGTCTTCCATGTTGGTTGTTTTGTGTGTTCTACCTGTCGGGCCCAGCTCCGGGGCCAGCACTTCTATGCTGTGGAGAGGAGGGCATATTGTGAGAGCTGCTACGTG GCCACCCTGGAGAAGTGTTCAACATGCTCTGAGCCCATCCTGGACCGAATCCTGAGGGCTATGGGGAAGGCTTACCACCCTGGTTGCTTCACCTGTGTGGTGTGTCACCGTGGCCTCGATGGCATCCCTTTCACAGTGGATGCCACCAGCCAGATCCACTGCATTGAGGATTTCCACAG GAAATTTGCCCCCCGCTGCTCAGTGTGTGGTGGGGCCATCATGCCAGAGCCAGGTCAGGAGGAGACAGTGAGAATCGTTGCTCTGGATCGAAGTTTCCACATTGGCTGTTACAAGTGTGAG GAGTGTGGGCTGCTGCTGTCCTCTGAGGGCGAGTGTCAAGGCTGCTACCCGCTGGATGGGCACATCTTGTGCAAGGCTTGCAGTGCCTGGCGCATCCAAGAGCTCTCAGCCACCATCACCACTGACTGTTGA
- the Slc12a9 gene encoding solute carrier family 12 member 9 isoform X2 codes for MASESSPLLAYRLLGEEGAAFPPNGAGGSGVASARKLSTFLGVVVPTVLSMFSIVVFLRIGFVVGHAGLLQALAMLLVAYIILALTVLSVCAIATNGAVRGGGAYFMISRTLGPEVGGSIGLMFYLANVCGCAVSLLGLVESVLDVFGADVTGSSGIRVLPQGYGWNLLYGSLLLSLVGVVCTLGAGLYARASFLTFLLVSGSLASVLISFVAVGPRDIRLAPRPGSNASSVPPRYGHFTGFNSSTLKDNLGAGYAEDYTTGAMMTFASVFAVLFNGCTGIMAGANMSGELKDPSRAIPLGTIIAVAYTFFIYILLFFLSSFTCDRTLLQEDYGFFRGISLWPPLVLIGIYATALSASMSSLIGASRILHALAQDDLFGIILAPAKVVSGGGNPWGAVLYSWGLVQLVLLAGKLNTLAAVVTVFYLVAYAAVDLSCLSLEWASAPNFRPTFSLFSWHSCLLGVASCLLMMFLISPGAAGGSLLLMGLLSALLTARGGPSSWGYVSQALLFHQVRKYLLRLDVRKEHVKFWRPQLLLLVGNPRGALPLLRLANQLKKGGLYVLGHVTLGDLDSLPSDPVQPQYGAWLSLVDLAQVKAFVDLTLSPSVRQGAQHLLRISGLGGMKPNTLVLGFYDDAPPQDHFLTDPAFSEPAEGTREGGSPALSTLFPPPRAPGSPRALSPQDYVATVADALKMNKNVVLARACGALPPERLSRGSSSSAQLHHVDVWPLNLLRPRGGPGYVDVCGLFLLQMATILSMVPAWHSARLRIFLCLGPREAPGAAEGRLRALLSQLRIRAEVQEVVWGEGAETGEHEEEEGDFVNGGRGDEEAEALACSANALVRAQQGRGAAGGPGGPEGRDGEEGPATALTFLYLPRPPADPARYPRYLALLETLSRDLGPTLLVHGVTPVTCTDL; via the exons ATGGCCAGCGAGAGCTCCCCTCTGCTGGCCTACAGGCTTCTGGGGGAAGAGGGGGCTGCCTTCCCTCCCAATGGAGCTGGAGGATCTGGTGTGGCATCAGCGCGAAAGCTCTCCACCTTCCTGGGCGTGGTGGTGCCCACTGTCCTGTCCATGTTTAGTATAGTTGTGTTCCTGAGGATTG GCTTCGTGGTGGGCCATGCTGGGCTGCTGCAGGCGTTAGCCATGCTCCTGGTTGCCTACATCATTCTGGCACTCACCGTCCTCTCAGTATGTGCCATTGCTACCAATGGAGCTGTGAGAGGGGGCGGAGCCTACT TCATGATCAGCAGAACCCTGGGACCGGAAGTTGGTGGCAGCATTGGTCTCATGTTCTACCTGGCTAACGTCTGTGGCTGTGCGGTTTCCCTGCTGGGGCTAGTGGAGTCCGTGCTGGATGTCTTCGGGGCTG ATGTCACAGGCTCCAGTGGGATCCGGGTTCTACCCCAGGGCTATGGCTGGAATCTGCTCTATGGCTCCCTGCTGCTTAGCCTTGTGGGTGTCGTGTGCACACTGGGAGCTGGACTCTACGCCAGGGCCTCCTTTCTTACATTCCTGCTGGTTTCTGGCTCCCTGGCCTCCGTGCTGATCAGCTTTGTGGCAGTGGGACCCAGGGACATCCGGTTAGCTCCCCGACCGGGATCCAATGCTTCCTCTGTGCCACCCCGGTATGGCCACTTCACTGGTTTCAACAGCAGCACTCTAAAGGACAACTTGGGTG CTGGCTATGCTGAGGACTACACCACGGGGGCCATGATGACTTTTGCCAGCGTCTTTGCTGTCCTCTTCAACGGCTGTACGGGCATCATGGCTGGGGCCAACATGTCAG GGGAGCTAAAGGACCCCAGCCGGGCAATTCCATTGGGGACAATCATTGCCGTTGCATACACCTTCTTCATCTACATcctgctcttcttcctctccagctTCACTTGTGACAG GACCCTGCTTCAGGAAGACTATGGCTTCTTCCGTGGCATCAGCTTGTGGCCCCCACTCGTGTTGATCGGCATCTACGCCACGGCACTCTCAGCCTCCATGAGTTCCCTCATCGGTGCCTCCCGGATCCTGCATGCCCTGGCCCAGGATGACCTCTTCG gCATCATCTTGGCACCGGCCAAGGTCGTTTCTGGTGGTGGCAACCCCTGGGGTGCCGTCCTGTATTCCTGGGGTCTTGTGCAG CTGGTGCTGCTGGCTGGGAAGCTGAACACATTGGCTGCTGTGGTCACCGTCTTCTACTTGGTGGCCTATGCCGCAGTGGACCTGTCTTGCCTGAGTCTAGAGTGGGCTTCAGCTCCCAACTTCCG CCCCACCTTCAGCCTGTTCTCCTGGCACAGCTGCCTGCTTGGGGTGGCCTCCTGCCTGCTAATGATGTTCCTCATCAGCCCTGGGGCTGCCGGAGGGTCCCTTCTTCTCATGGgcctgctttctgctcttctcACCGCACGAGGAGGACCCAGCAGCTGGGGCTATGTCAGCCAAGCCTTGCTTTTCCACCAG gTGCGGAAGTACTTGCTCCGTCTGGATGTCCGCAAGGAGCACGTGAAGTTCTGGAGGCCCCAGCTGTTGCTCCTGGTGGGAAACCCTCGGGGTGCCCTGCCTCTGCTACGGCTGGCCAACCAGCTAAAGAAGGGGGGACTCTATGTGTTGGGCCATGTCACTCTGGGAGACCTTG ACTCACTACCATCAGACCCTGTACAGCCTCAATATGGCGCATGGCTGAGTCTGGTGGACCTTGCCCAAGTGAAGGCCTTTGTGGACCTCACCCTGTCACCCTCTGTGCGCCAGGGGGCTCAGCATCTACTTCGGATCTCTGGCCTTG GCGGCATGAAGCCCAACACGTTGGTGCTCGGTTTCTATGATGACGCCCCACCCCAGGACCATTTCCTAACAGACCCAGCCTTCTCCGAGCCTGCAGAGGGCACCAGAGAGGGCGGGTCGCCTGCCCTGAGCACGCTGTTCCCTCCACCTCGGGCTCCTGGGAGCCCCAGGGCTCTCAGTCCCCAGGACTACGTGGCCACAGTGGCAGATGCTCTCAAGATGAACAAGAATGTGGTTCTCGCCCGGGCTTGTGGGGCTTTGCCCCCGGAGCGGCTAAGCCGGGGGTCCAGCAGCAGCGCTCAGCTACATCACGTGGACGTGTGGCCCTTGAACCTGCTGCGGCCCCGGGGTGGGCCTGGCTACGTGGACGTCTGTGGCCTTTTCCTGTTGCAGATGGCTACCATCTTAAGCATGGTGCCTGCGTGGCACAGTGCCCGGCTCCGGATCTTCCTGTGCCTGGGGCCTAGGGAGGCTCCTGGGGCAGCGGAGGGCAGGCTGCGGGCTCTGTTGAGTCAACTCAGGATCCGGGCAGAGGTGCAAGAGGTGGTGTGGGGTGAAGGGGCCGAGACTGGGgagcatgaagaagaggaaggggacttTGTGAATGGTGGTCGAGGAGATGAAGAGGCCGAGGCTCTGGCTTGCAGTGCCAACGCCCTGGTGCGTGCCCAGCAGGGGCGAGGCGCGGCAGGAGGCCCTGGGGGGCCTgaaggaagggatggggaggagggacCTGCTACTGCCCTCACCTTCCTGTACCTGCCTCGACCGCCTGCCGATCCTGCCCGCTACCCCAGATACCTGGCGCTGCTGGAAACCCTGAGCCGGGACCTGGGCCCCACCCTTCTTGTTCATGGAGTCACTCCAGTCACCTGCACTGATCTCTGA
- the Slc12a9 gene encoding solute carrier family 12 member 9 isoform X3: MISRTLGPEVGGSIGLMFYLANVCGCAVSLLGLVESVLDVFGADVTGSSGIRVLPQGYGWNLLYGSLLLSLVGVVCTLGAGLYARASFLTFLLVSGSLASVLISFVAVGPRDIRLAPRPGSNASSVPPRYGHFTGFNSSTLKDNLGAGYAEDYTTGAMMTFASVFAVLFNGCTGIMAGANMSGELKDPSRAIPLGTIIAVAYTFFIYILLFFLSSFTCDRTLLQEDYGFFRGISLWPPLVLIGIYATALSASMSSLIGASRILHALAQDDLFGIILAPAKVVSGGGNPWGAVLYSWGLVQLVLLAGKLNTLAAVVTVFYLVAYAAVDLSCLSLEWASAPNFRPTFSLFSWHSCLLGVASCLLMMFLISPGAAGGSLLLMGLLSALLTARGGPSSWGYVSQALLFHQVRKYLLRLDVRKEHVKFWRPQLLLLVGNPRGALPLLRLANQLKKGGLYVLGHVTLGDLDSLPSDPVQPQYGAWLSLVDLAQVKAFVDLTLSPSVRQGAQHLLRISGLGGMKPNTLVLGFYDDAPPQDHFLTDPAFSEPAEGTREGGSPALSTLFPPPRAPGSPRALSPQDYVATVADALKMNKNVVLARACGALPPERLSRGSSSSAQLHHVDVWPLNLLRPRGGPGYVDVCGLFLLQMATILSMVPAWHSARLRIFLCLGPREAPGAAEGRLRALLSQLRIRAEVQEVVWGEGAETGEHEEEEGDFVNGGRGDEEAEALACSANALVRAQQGRGAAGGPGGPEGRDGEEGPATALTFLYLPRPPADPARYPRYLALLETLSRDLGPTLLVHGVTPVTCTDL; the protein is encoded by the exons ATGATCAGCAGAACCCTGGGACCGGAAGTTGGTGGCAGCATTGGTCTCATGTTCTACCTGGCTAACGTCTGTGGCTGTGCGGTTTCCCTGCTGGGGCTAGTGGAGTCCGTGCTGGATGTCTTCGGGGCTG ATGTCACAGGCTCCAGTGGGATCCGGGTTCTACCCCAGGGCTATGGCTGGAATCTGCTCTATGGCTCCCTGCTGCTTAGCCTTGTGGGTGTCGTGTGCACACTGGGAGCTGGACTCTACGCCAGGGCCTCCTTTCTTACATTCCTGCTGGTTTCTGGCTCCCTGGCCTCCGTGCTGATCAGCTTTGTGGCAGTGGGACCCAGGGACATCCGGTTAGCTCCCCGACCGGGATCCAATGCTTCCTCTGTGCCACCCCGGTATGGCCACTTCACTGGTTTCAACAGCAGCACTCTAAAGGACAACTTGGGTG CTGGCTATGCTGAGGACTACACCACGGGGGCCATGATGACTTTTGCCAGCGTCTTTGCTGTCCTCTTCAACGGCTGTACGGGCATCATGGCTGGGGCCAACATGTCAG GGGAGCTAAAGGACCCCAGCCGGGCAATTCCATTGGGGACAATCATTGCCGTTGCATACACCTTCTTCATCTACATcctgctcttcttcctctccagctTCACTTGTGACAG GACCCTGCTTCAGGAAGACTATGGCTTCTTCCGTGGCATCAGCTTGTGGCCCCCACTCGTGTTGATCGGCATCTACGCCACGGCACTCTCAGCCTCCATGAGTTCCCTCATCGGTGCCTCCCGGATCCTGCATGCCCTGGCCCAGGATGACCTCTTCG gCATCATCTTGGCACCGGCCAAGGTCGTTTCTGGTGGTGGCAACCCCTGGGGTGCCGTCCTGTATTCCTGGGGTCTTGTGCAG CTGGTGCTGCTGGCTGGGAAGCTGAACACATTGGCTGCTGTGGTCACCGTCTTCTACTTGGTGGCCTATGCCGCAGTGGACCTGTCTTGCCTGAGTCTAGAGTGGGCTTCAGCTCCCAACTTCCG CCCCACCTTCAGCCTGTTCTCCTGGCACAGCTGCCTGCTTGGGGTGGCCTCCTGCCTGCTAATGATGTTCCTCATCAGCCCTGGGGCTGCCGGAGGGTCCCTTCTTCTCATGGgcctgctttctgctcttctcACCGCACGAGGAGGACCCAGCAGCTGGGGCTATGTCAGCCAAGCCTTGCTTTTCCACCAG gTGCGGAAGTACTTGCTCCGTCTGGATGTCCGCAAGGAGCACGTGAAGTTCTGGAGGCCCCAGCTGTTGCTCCTGGTGGGAAACCCTCGGGGTGCCCTGCCTCTGCTACGGCTGGCCAACCAGCTAAAGAAGGGGGGACTCTATGTGTTGGGCCATGTCACTCTGGGAGACCTTG ACTCACTACCATCAGACCCTGTACAGCCTCAATATGGCGCATGGCTGAGTCTGGTGGACCTTGCCCAAGTGAAGGCCTTTGTGGACCTCACCCTGTCACCCTCTGTGCGCCAGGGGGCTCAGCATCTACTTCGGATCTCTGGCCTTG GCGGCATGAAGCCCAACACGTTGGTGCTCGGTTTCTATGATGACGCCCCACCCCAGGACCATTTCCTAACAGACCCAGCCTTCTCCGAGCCTGCAGAGGGCACCAGAGAGGGCGGGTCGCCTGCCCTGAGCACGCTGTTCCCTCCACCTCGGGCTCCTGGGAGCCCCAGGGCTCTCAGTCCCCAGGACTACGTGGCCACAGTGGCAGATGCTCTCAAGATGAACAAGAATGTGGTTCTCGCCCGGGCTTGTGGGGCTTTGCCCCCGGAGCGGCTAAGCCGGGGGTCCAGCAGCAGCGCTCAGCTACATCACGTGGACGTGTGGCCCTTGAACCTGCTGCGGCCCCGGGGTGGGCCTGGCTACGTGGACGTCTGTGGCCTTTTCCTGTTGCAGATGGCTACCATCTTAAGCATGGTGCCTGCGTGGCACAGTGCCCGGCTCCGGATCTTCCTGTGCCTGGGGCCTAGGGAGGCTCCTGGGGCAGCGGAGGGCAGGCTGCGGGCTCTGTTGAGTCAACTCAGGATCCGGGCAGAGGTGCAAGAGGTGGTGTGGGGTGAAGGGGCCGAGACTGGGgagcatgaagaagaggaaggggacttTGTGAATGGTGGTCGAGGAGATGAAGAGGCCGAGGCTCTGGCTTGCAGTGCCAACGCCCTGGTGCGTGCCCAGCAGGGGCGAGGCGCGGCAGGAGGCCCTGGGGGGCCTgaaggaagggatggggaggagggacCTGCTACTGCCCTCACCTTCCTGTACCTGCCTCGACCGCCTGCCGATCCTGCCCGCTACCCCAGATACCTGGCGCTGCTGGAAACCCTGAGCCGGGACCTGGGCCCCACCCTTCTTGTTCATGGAGTCACTCCAGTCACCTGCACTGATCTCTGA